A window of Alphaproteobacteria bacterium genomic DNA:
CTCGACAACGGCCTGCTGCTGACCACCGACGGCCGCCATCCCGACAGCCGCCAGACCTTCCGCTCAGGCAACGGCGCACTGCTCGAGACCGTGCCCATGGTGGCGATCATGAACGGCCGCTCGGCCTCGGCGGCCGAGATCGTTGGTGCCGCCCTGCAGGATCGCGGCCGCGCGATCCTTGTCGGCAGCGCTTCCTACGGCAAGGGCACGGTGCAGACCGTGGTGCGCCTGCCCAACGAAGGCGAGCTGACCCTGACCTGGTCGCGCATGCATGCGCCCTCGGGCTATGCCTGGCACGAGCTGGGCGTGCTGCCGACGGTGTGCACCAGCCGCTTCGGCGGACCGGAGACGCTGTCGGGCGAGCTCGACGCGCGCGCCCAGGCGGTGCGCTCGACGCTGGTCGAGTGGCACGCGACGCGCAGGCTGCCGCCGGAGCGCATCAGCCGCCTGCGCGCCACCTGCCCGCCGGTCGACGACATGCCGGGCAAGGATCTCGACCTCGCCGAGCGGTTGCTGCACGACCGTCAGCTATACGCCCGCGCGCTCAACTACGCCGCCGGCGCGATCGCCGAGCGGCGTTAGCTGCAAAGCTGTCATCCCGAGCACAGCGAGGGATCCTTAGCCTGAAAGATTCCTCGCTGCGCTCGGAGTGACGGACGTCACTCCGCCGCCTGCCGCAGCGATTCCTTCGCCAACTGCTGCTCGACCAGGGTCACCCAGTACGACGCACCCAGCGGCAGGATCTCATCGTTGAAGTCGTAGCCGGGGTTGTGGACCATGCAGCTGCCTTCTCCGTCGCCGTTGCCGATCCAGATATAGGCGCCGGGCCGGGCCAGCAGCATCCAGGCGAAATCCTCCGAGCCCATCGCCGGCGTCGGGTTGCGGTTGACGTTGGCCTCGCCGACCAGCGCGGCGGCGGCGCGCGCCGCCTTCTCGGTCTCGACCTCGCTGTTGACCGTGGCCGGATAGCGCCGCTCGTAGCGCCACCCGGTGACCTCGGCACCCAGGCCCAGCGCGACGTTGCGCGCGATCCTCTCGATTCGCTGCTCGATCATGTCCTGCACCTCCTTGCGGAAGGTGCGCACCGTGCCGCGCAGCACGCATTCCTGCGGGATCACGTTCCAGGTGTCGCCGGCGTGGATCTGCGTCGTCGACACCACGGCCGTCGCCATCGGATCGACGTTGCGCGCCACGATCGACTGCAGCGCCGTCACGATATGCGAGCCGACGACGACTGGGTCGATGCCGTGATGCGGCATGGCGCCGTGCGCGCCCACGCCCTTCACCACGATCTCGAAGATGTCGTAGGCGGCCATCATCGGGCCGGGGCGGATGGCGAAGCGGCCGGTCGGGATACCGGGGATGTTGTGCATGCCGTAGACGTCGTCGCAGCGGAACTTGTCGAACAGCCCCTCCTCGACCATGACGCGGCCACCGCCCTCGTTCTCCTCGGCCGGCTGGAAGATGAAGTGCACCGTGCCGTCGAAATTGCGCGTCTCGGCGAGGTACTTGGCGGCGCCCAGCAGCATGCAGGTATGCCCGTCATGGCCGCAGGCGTGCATCTTGCCGGGGATGGTCGAGGCGTGGCCGAACTTGTTGGTCTCGTGAACGTCGAGCGCGTCCATGTCGGCGCGCAGGCCGATCGAGCGGCCGGAGGTGCCCGAGCGCAGGGTGCCGATCACGCCGGTCTTGGCGAGGCCGCGATGCACCTCGATGCCCCAGGATTCGAGCTTTCTGGCCACGACATCGGCGGTGCGGACCTCCTCGAAGGCGGTCTCGGGGTGGCTGTGGATGTCGTGGCGCCATTCCGTCATCTCGTCGTGGAAATCGGCGATGCGGTTGATGACGGGCATGGAGCGCTCCGGCGGCTGCAAGGAAGGTGGCGGGATCGTAGAGCGATACGGACCGGGGTCAAGCGCGGCCGGGCGCGCCTCAGCGATGCTATAGAAAGGGTACGGAGGACACGCCCATGAGGACACGCCCATGAGCAGCGACGATCTCGCCAGGGTCGAGGACAGCACGCCGATCCTGGTCGGCAGCGGCCAGATCACCGACACGACCTCGCGGCCGACCAGCGCCCGCTCACCCTCAGCCTTCATGGCTGAAGCCGCCCAGCTGGCCCTCGACGATGCACGCGCGGCCAAGGGCGCGGCGGTGCTGGCCACGATGCTCGATGCCATCGTCGCGCTGCCGCTCTTCACCGACTACAGCCCGCGCTTCTCCTCGCCCTTCGGCCGCTCGGACAACCCACCGCGCAGCATCGCCAATCGCATCGGCGCCACCAATGCGCGCGATCTCTATTACGCCCATGTCGGCGGCAACATGCCCCAGTACATGGTCAATAAGTTCGCCGAGCAGATCACCCGCGGCGAGATCCGCGCGGCGCTGGTCGCTGGCGCCGAGCTGATGCGCACCAACGCCATCGGGCGCAGGGAGAAGCTGACACTGGACTGGAACGAGTCACCCGGCGGCGAGCCCAGGCGCATCGGCGACGACCGCCTGGGCTACAGCCCGGAGGAAGAGCGCCACGGGCTGAACGCCGCCATCTACTTCTACCCGCTGATCGAGAATGCGATCCGTGCCGCCGCCGGCCGCTCGCTGCCCGACCACATGAAGTCGATGGGCCGGCTGTTCGAGGGCTTCGCCCGGGTGGCAAAAGCCAATCCGCTGGCGACGCGGCGCGAGGGCTACAGCGCCGAGCGGATCGCCACCGTCGATGCCGAGAACCGCTTCATCGCCTTCCCCTATCCGCGCCTGATGAACTCCAACGCGCTGGTCGACCAGGCGGCGGCGATCGTCATGACCTCGGTCGGCCAC
This region includes:
- a CDS encoding amidohydrolase encodes the protein MPVINRIADFHDEMTEWRHDIHSHPETAFEEVRTADVVARKLESWGIEVHRGLAKTGVIGTLRSGTSGRSIGLRADMDALDVHETNKFGHASTIPGKMHACGHDGHTCMLLGAAKYLAETRNFDGTVHFIFQPAEENEGGGRVMVEEGLFDKFRCDDVYGMHNIPGIPTGRFAIRPGPMMAAYDIFEIVVKGVGAHGAMPHHGIDPVVVGSHIVTALQSIVARNVDPMATAVVSTTQIHAGDTWNVIPQECVLRGTVRTFRKEVQDMIEQRIERIARNVALGLGAEVTGWRYERRYPATVNSEVETEKAARAAAALVGEANVNRNPTPAMGSEDFAWMLLARPGAYIWIGNGDGEGSCMVHNPGYDFNDEILPLGASYWVTLVEQQLAKESLRQAAE
- a CDS encoding acetyl-CoA acetyltransferase, translating into MSSDDLARVEDSTPILVGSGQITDTTSRPTSARSPSAFMAEAAQLALDDARAAKGAAVLATMLDAIVALPLFTDYSPRFSSPFGRSDNPPRSIANRIGATNARDLYYAHVGGNMPQYMVNKFAEQITRGEIRAALVAGAELMRTNAIGRREKLTLDWNESPGGEPRRIGDDRLGYSPEEERHGLNAAIYFYPLIENAIRAAAGRSLPDHMKSMGRLFEGFARVAKANPLATRREGYSAERIATVDAENRFIAFPYPRLMNSNALVDQAAAIVMTSVGHARALGIPGDRWVFLHGCADGTDTWVTSERTALHRSAAIRGCATRSLDMAGRTIGQIDLFDLYSCFPSAVEIGCREIGLAEDDPRGLTVTGGLPFFGGPGNNYVTHSIAEMTTRLRARPGAFGMVTANGNYVTKHSAGIYSRTPTEGTWSREDPRTFQAELDALPRVHVETTPTGTAKIETYTVTFDRETPQRGIVFGRLENGARFVANTPDDQALLQDMITRDQLGRPGTLSSDGKRNIFTPG